The Molothrus ater isolate BHLD 08-10-18 breed brown headed cowbird chromosome 2, BPBGC_Mater_1.1, whole genome shotgun sequence DNA segment aaatcaatgGAAGAATTTTCATTCACTTCAAAACCATCAAATATACTGATTAGGCAATTTTTCCTTTGATGCACTTTTCATTATCACCAAAAGAAGATATTTATACTTGGGAATAAATGATTCAGCATAATATTAATTCTTTGAAAGTGGTTCAAGTTGTTTGATGTTAGTGTAGGCATTTCTTAcaaatttgaaaacagaaaaatgtacaTATTCTCGAATTTTGAGCTTAATGTGAAGAATATTGTAATCTAGACATTTTGGCTTTGTTATAAATTACCAGATGCCATCTAACCAGAAGTGCAGCGCTGTACACAACCACAAATAAACTCATGTAACCACATCATTACATCACTTATAGAGTTGTATGTATGGCTTCAAATAAAAAGATGAGAAAACTACTTAAAAGTGGATAATTTATAAATACTAGATAAACTTAACGACATATTCAATTCAACTTAGCAATCTGCCAacttgaaaatgcttttaaaaatgtttaattttccatattttaaaaatgaatttacaATGATAAAATTGTATCATGGCTGAAGAGTACCAATGCTGAGAACAACCCTGTTataattttcagcagaaagcaACTGCCACTGGGACTAACAGCTTTAGTATAGTTGTAACTAAAAGACTGATTAGCTCACCTAAGCTCAGCATTTAGAAAGTGAACAAATCTTTGTCATTACTTGTAATAATTAATTGCATAATTAAATACCATTAtgaattcagtattttaaaactaaattcaGATATCCAAAAGAAAGACCTTTCTAAGAACTCTTGCCTTTgtcaaaaatacatttgttaTGTGTCTATTTATCCATTTGACTGGACAAATTAATTGCTATAGTTATAAAGTTACAGAAAGTCAATTTCAGGCCAGTTTTGCCATGTGATATTATGCCAAATGTAAAAGGTAGAGGCTTAAAGTACTGGAATATTAATGCCCCTCAATCCATATTCAGCCACTTGAAAACTGGATTTGAGCCCAAACTTTTGTTCCTAGCAACTCCAACCCAAAATTTGTATTACTGTATTAGAAAAGTTGAAGCATTGTATGACTGGACTGATTTTCTGGTGATTACATGGATATAGCATTTATCTTTTACATATGCTCTATGAAGaacttttctttcattccaaGCCTAAAAGCTTACATGGAAATTATCTGGAAATATTACATGGAAATATTCTTACATCACAGTAAAgacaattttaattaaagaaataaaggtAGATCTAAGTGTAgatgtacatatatatgtatatatgcatacttatatatatgtacacatacactttcatatatatatacacacacacatatatgttgtttttttaaagtacagatggcaaaaaaatacaaatatttaaaataataatctaGTTGGCAATTAAACACTGTTTTCAGAAATTCATAAATTGGACTAGACTTTTACCTTTCAAGTTTGAAGAATTTAACTCAGTGCTTTTGCTCTAAGCATTTTTGAATAAAGTTGATATGAAGTCTGACAAAAGCAATCTCAtaccttttccccttcctcaaATATGAACATAAACTTTTTGCCACAGAAATGGTACAAAATTACCAAACGTGTTAATAATCTACTATTCACAAAATCAGATATACTGTTGAaatcatgagaaaaaaatattttattagattAAATATTGAACTACACAATTATTATTTCAACCTTTTATCTTATCCCAGCCTGGACATTTTTGGAAGATCACCCAGAACCATGTCATGATATACAAATAGTAATCTTGTgtccagccaggaaaaaaaaaaatcatttatgtTTGACATGGTAGGaagttttctgcaaaatttaaaaatactgtaaatataAGCTTGCAAAATTGCAGCAAAAGTAGTTGCATCTTCCATGGCAGAAACACCACAAAGGGAACAATTTTTATCAATAGGTATTTAATCTAATTCCGGGTTTTGGGACCAAGTCCACAGAATTAAATAGAGGTATATTGTCTGTTCATGTGGTTCTTCATTCTGAAGAGCCACATGTTTATCTGTGGATGTAAACTGTACTTCCCATATAATCAGGACAATATGAGTCCAAGATAAACTTTACAGTGCCATATCACTGAACACATCAGTGTTTAGTTAATTTGTCAGCAGATTGGAAATAGATGAGATTCATTTTAGAGATACATAGCAGCACTACTAATGTTTGTAATTGCTGTATTCAAGTTTTTActgtacaaaacaaaaatactaaGAGAATGGCTTATTTCAATGACAAAAAGCCAGACTTACAGGAGCAAGGTAAATATTTTGCAAGTTCCTCAAGTCAATGGAATCCAGTTGTGTACTCACATAACTAGAAGCAAAATGTGGCCCATTAGCTGTAAGTTAAGTAGTTAATTTGATAACCATTTAATTACAAACTTCATTAcactttatttctttgtatATTCAATTAACTAGATGCCTCTTGTTCCTAGGACCTAAATATGTGTTTTTCTCTGCCCCATCTCTGTTCTGTTCAGTGTTTTAAGAATAAACAATTATTCTAAAGTGTAACAGTGCTTAGCATTTCTGGAGTATCATCATACTGCTAGAAATTCTGAAATGTAGCTGAAtaatgagcaggaaaaaaataaattgcaaaaaCTTGTAGTATTAGGATACTATTTATGcataaatggaaaaaaccacaaatatgTAAGACAGTATTGCTGGACTGTAAGGAGATCTGTGTGCTCTCTTTTCAGCAAAATACATTGCAAAGCTTCTTAGAAGGGTTGGGAAAAACAAATAGTGTGGCTGCCCCATTCAGATTGCTGCTATCCTGCCCACTTCTCTCACAGAAATGCCTCACTCATCTACTCCTCCATCCTCTTGTCATTCCTTAGCTTGAGGTCCTGCATTTTCCAGGGTAAGTGGATGCTGCAGAACAGAGGTGCAAGTTCTCTACAATCAAATAATCAATAGAAATGTGACCACTGTTTGAAGGCTGACAGCTATGGCATTGTGTCTGCCATTCActtcctcttctctccccatttttcttgtttaatgCCAGTAGTGCCAATAGCATTCTCAGTTCTGCATAAGACAGCAAAAGATTTCAGCTCCTTCTCTGGTTTGGAGACGCTGTAATTCAGTATGCCACTCTGTAACCTAATGAAAGGCTATTCAGGTTCCCTGGAGACACTGAGCAATATAAAGAACCTGCCCTCTAAAAATGAAGGAGTTCTTGTTTACCCTGTCCTTCAGGATGTAGTGCCTTAATGGACTCGGCCCCCTGAGAGGGAACCATATGCATTAAACAGACTCTTAAGTTTCTGTAAGAAACAACATGCTGGTCAGACATTTTAGCTCCAGCTAAACAGAGATCTAAACAACCTACAAAACCAGGATTTTGCCTTCGTTTTTTCCAACAACCACAATTAGCTATTTTTGCCTTTCCAGATGTATCTTCTACATTGTGTTTACCACAGGCCATAAGCTCATCTTTATGCTCTttaaccatttttaaaaattactttaataacTAAAAAACAACTAAATTATTATGTGATATGAGAAAAGGTACCACTGTATCTGAATTCCTCTAAGAAATACCTACAGCTTtataaaaaagttaaaacataggaaaacattaagaaattaaatattacaGTATGCAGACTCAACTGAAGATGTTTTCACAACCTTAAGTGACCATTAAAATACTGGATGGTAAAGAtgtatgtattaaaaataaaggtgtGAGAATGTGGGCTCTAGAACTACTAAAGTGGAAGCTGAATTTTTGTCAGACTTTAAACTGATGAGAGGACTGACATAACATCTGGTGTTTCAAACAGTGTGTAGGAATGTCTAGAAATTCCAGGCTATATCTTCGGGGATTAACCACTTGAAATTCAGCTCATTTTGTTAAAGATGAGAGTAAAATATGAaatgaagggaagggaagggaagggaagggaagggaagggaagggaagggaagggaagggaagggaagagcaggtCTCACTCATGTTTTGTTTCCAGTAATTATATTGAGAAACCAGGATTctcttccacttttttttttttttttttttgttgttgttgttgttgttgttgatcACAGAATTTCATGCATTTAGGAACTTTTGAAGTAAAATGTGAGATCACATGAGTGATTCAGTAAGCTCAATATTACTtgtcaaaacacaaaaaaaggaaaaaaaaagaggggaataTCACTTTATCAACTGACCTAAACCAGTCTTATAATGAACCTAAAATAATATTCAGAATTCTCAAAATAGGGTGGATTTTTCttcaaacaaattattttatctctTATCCTCTTTTTGAATCAGAGGGACATCTCGCTTTGCCAATTTCTATTCCCATCTACCTTTTCTTACAATAATTATCCACAGATGATATATCATACTAGCCATTGAGTGGGAACTCCTACTTCCATTGAAGTCCTCATTCACAAGTAGCCCTTTCAGATAAGTCTCAGGATGATTACTGActaaagaatattatttttcattctgtattatttttcaaGGATTTATCTTCAGGAATGCACTTTGTGTAGGCAATTGATgtaatttaatctttttctcCAGTAACACAAGTGataacatgtttttttttctactgaagGTGAGTTGTCAAAAAGATTTAAATTAATTGCTCTGGTTGTAGAGTAGGCCATTAGAAAAATCCTTCATTAGCAGTTATCAAATGCGTGTAGAACACATGGAAGCAGCAGTACTACCGACCTCAGAAATGGCAGTGTCAGAATGCAAACATAAACAGAATGTCAGGGGATTTCTTTCAGCTATTTCTTACAAATCCAAGCAATTCCTGCTCATTTACTCATTTGCGGATGCTGCCTCTTTGTGGCAGAATGCCATGCAAAATGTACCTTTCACACTAAGGACCTCATCCTATGCTTGTACTGACACCTATGCAAACTCATAAACATGAGTTTAGAACCACACAGGAAAGATGTATATACACATGAACAGACACAAAGTTTGCAGGAGCTTCTCCTTCAATCCTCTCTGAGCTAGCCTTTCTCTGGCAAAGTCAGTGAGGCTGAAAATTTTCTTACTTATACCCATTTAACAACAGCATGCCTCTACTGAGCTTAAATGGAAGAAGAACCGGGCCACTGGTTTCAGCAATAGTTATAAAGACAGCAATTCAAAGTTAGGGCTCCAAAACTGCACCTCAGGCAGCCACACACACATCTCTCACTGGTGTCAATGGGAAGTCTGCAGGATAGAGAGCAGTGAACAGAATAGCCATTTGTTATGTCTCTTGTGACAAAAGAACACTCCTCAACTCTgcatttcaaactgaaataacACTCCACTTACTAAACTGTCCAAGCTAAATACAGTCATGCttgttttttgagtttttttttttgcttttgctcagTGTGGGTGGCATAGAGGGAAGAACACACgccaagaaaacatttttcttgaaTTCCAACAGACCAGTTATACAGCTTTGTTTTTGTAGAAAGTGACAGATTGTACATGGGTAGGAAATTCAGAATAGAACAGAGCCCTTTAGCAATAAAAAGATGTACTAGTGAGCAACTCTGGAaacaatattaaatataataacctaatgaagaaagaaaagacgTGAAATATCACTTACCCTGTTCCATATATTAGAGAACACCTCAGTaaggaaacaaaatacaaatataaaactATCCTGTTCAATATGTTGTTGAAACATATAcccctgtgctgctttctgaCCCATGTTATATATGCTGGTAATTACCACATGTCATGTTTCAAAAACAGAGAACACATTATGTTTTGCCTAGAAACGTCAGATCTTTCTGATGAGCCAGAATTGCTAGTAAAGAGAATCCAATGTACAAACAGATTATTTTGGCCAGAAATTTTAAAGTTCAGATACTCATTACTTCAGGATCttacatttgaaatatttaccaAGTGTTTATTCAGAAACTATTAAAAAATCACATGTGCTGGGATACATATGAGACATCAGTTGTCCCATCTTACAGTGATACTGTGTTTATGAATATCCTTGCCATTGCCTGCTGCCCAAAGGGGGAAAGACATTTTATAGAGATGTGTACAGTCCATCATTTGGTCTTTCAGGATGCCAGTAAACATGTGGATCTGTACAAGTGCAATTGTACTCGACTAAACAATCATAAACTGGCTACAACAGTTGCAAAATCATTATATTTTGGTTAActaatacaaaattaaaaaaaaaagaaaaaatgaaaccGACAAATCAAAAATGAACCTTTTTTTACTGATAAAATGAATGCCTTCTACATGTCCCTCACTAGTTTGCCCAACCAGACTTCTGAGCAGGAGGTTGCTAAAAGACACATTTTTTCAATAgagaaacatgatttttttcctattgtgaTCAGATTTTATGTCTCCGATTGTCTGTTAAGATTTGGTCATAACTGGCATTATCTATAGAGATTTAAAAGGTCTTTCTGATACTATATCAGATTTGGGAAAAAAGCTCTCACTCTAGTGCAATACTTTAAAGCAATCCACAACCTTTGGACCccatcctaaaaaaaaaaaaaaaaaaggaaagaaagaaacactCAAACATTCCAGTATTTTTACTTGTAAGAAGAATTCTGCATCCTCTTTCCTAATTTTTTGGGCTTTTGACAAACTTTGCCCAATGAGTGAATCTCTAGAACTACACGCATTGGTAAAGTTGTTCATGTGCTTAAGTGCCTGCAGGATGAAGGCCTAAGCTGGGACTTCTTTCACAAATAGAGATCCTCAAGTGAGTTAAAAATTTGCAAGATTAGGCCCTAAAATagtgaaggaaagagaaatgctAATGTGCATATAAAAATAGGTGctacaataaaatatttttttatatttcatcaATAAGTTATTTTCACTAACCAGTTATGGATCATATATCTCTGCACTCTTTAATGATTTGTCCACATCTACAGTGATCCCTTTAAAGAtcataatatatattttttttaattcaaaagtCCAGAAAGTATACAAACACAtccttaaaaaaaggaaaccttGTATTAAAGTCGGGGTGTGCTAATCTCTCCATAAAAGCCATTTAGACTCACCCATGGCTAAAAGGGGAAAATGTGCGCTGTACTCTTCAaccagagagaaaattaaactaaagaatgtctgaaaaaaaaaaaattaaaaaaaaaaaaagcacgACCTGAATCCTGAATGTGACCTGACAAGAAACCATGAAACATCCTGCCACCTTCCCCAAACACACATGGACACCCGCACAATGCCAGTGTTGTGCCCATTTTACACAATAGGTGGTTTCCGACTTCCAAATGCagtaacagaaaagaaaaaccaaaaccaaaccaaactgaaCAGCACACCCTTTCAGAATCATTCCCCGAAGCTGAAAAGTCCTGTGCCAAGGCACTTCGCCCTAcaataaaatgaattaaagggggaaaaagaggaggggggcgaggtgtgtgtgtgtagggaGGTCAGCATTTACGTTTCTTTGTTTTGCGTGTGGTTGTTAAATACAAATACTCTagagaaggagctgctgagacTGGCGAGGGGAcggggggcgggggggctgTTTCTCAGAACTGGCTGAATGTGGTCTGTTTTTCCAGCACTTCGAGGTAGTCCGGCTCTGCgtttagttttgcttttagcTCCAGATACTCGTTCCTGTTGGGCTCTACATAGACAGTACTCGGGGGGCTGTAGAGCACCGTCTCCCGGAGCCTGGCGTCCCCCGGCCCCGGGTGCAAGTACTGGTGGGCACGCCTAAGGTCATAGTTGGGGGAGTACGTGTAGGCGGCGGGGAGCTTGGGGTAGTCGGGGAGGGTGGAGCCGGGTGTACCCAGCGTGGAGGGGGAGTGTTTGTCGGGCTCCAAAATGCCCCTGTAAAAGCGGTCGGCGTCTTGCACCGGCGAGAGCAGCTCCTCCCGCGGCTCGATGGTGCTCACGCTGTACGCGGGGCTGCGCGCCGGCGCATCCTCCCCGCCGGGCGCCGGGggcgccgggggcggcggcgcgcCCCCCCCGGGCGGCAGGGGGTGGCTGCTGTAGGTGACCTTGAGCTCGTGGAGGTCTTTGTAATCCTCGCCCGAGTTGCCTTCCCGGGAGCGGTAGATGGGGTTCTTGCACATGTGGCCCAGGGGGTGCGGGATGTACTCGTAGACGTGGCCGGCGGGGGTCTTCACCTTGGGCAgcgccgcgcccccgccgccgccgctgccgccgccgcggTGGGGcgggtgctgctggaggtgggggtggtggtggtggccgCCGCCGCTGTAGACGCTGTACTGCATGTTGAAGGAGCTCACGTCGGAGTTGTTGGCGCTGGCGTGGTCGCCCTGGCCCTTCTTGCGCCGCTTCATCACCAGGACGAAGAGCCCCGCCGCCACGAAGACGGACATGATGAAGACGAGCAGCAGGCTGAGGATCAGCACCGAGAGCGGCACCGAGGAGCTGCCGGCGCCGCCCGCGGGCGCGgagccgcccgccgccgccgccgtgccATTGAGGCGCACGGTGGAGGAGGACGGGGTGGTCCTGGCCGGCAGCTGGCCCGGGGACGGCGTGGGCGTGGAGACGACGATGTCCGAATAGTCGGGGCACAGCAGCTCCGCCCGGACGGCCCGCATGTCGCTCTGGGCAAACTTCTTAGGGGACTCGCAGATCACCTGGTCCACCAGGACACCGGTGTTGAGCTGTTCCAGCCACAGCTTCATGCCCACCACGTCGCAGGTGCAGTCCCAGGGGTTCTCGTGCAGGTCGATCTGCAGCAGGGATTTCAGCTGGTCCAGCACCCCGCTCACCGGCAGGTAGGAGAAGTGGTTGCTCCGCAGGCTCAGCCTGTAGAGAGACAGACCAGAAAAAATGTTCCCTGGCAAAGACCTCAGCAGATTGTTGTTCAAAAACAAGAGCTGAAGGTTGGGGACAGATTCAAAGGTGCCTGCCTCTATCTCCCGGATGACGTTGTACTGCAGGAAGAGGTACTGCAGGCTTTGCAGCCCATAGaacagctctgggctcagccgCTCGATCCGGTTCCCATTCAGGTACAGCCTTCGCAAATTAGTTAAATCCCCAAAAGCCCGGTCCTGAATGACCGAGATCCGATTATTGCCCAGATGCAGCAAATCCAGCCCAGTGGCATCCACAAAATCTGCCCTGCGTACCAGCGCAATGTAGTTTTCCGTCAAATACATCTTCTTGGGATTATAGGGTTTGGGCTGCAGTTCAGAAATGCTCTCAATCTTCCTCTCCTGACAATTGACATTGAGGCCCAGATCAGAAATCTGCAAGTTGCAAGTGCAGGCAGTGGGGCACTCCAAAGGCACCGGGGATTTGGTCTGGTAGGCAATGCTGGGGCCATAGTTGCTGTATCCCAGGTCTTTTGAGGGCAGGCGGGAGGTGGGGCGCACCCTTGTCTTGTTGGGTTGGCGGGTCCCTTTGGGGGGCTTCAAGGGAGATTTGTAAACAGCTGAAGAAGAAGTGGCCACAGAGTTGACTGAGGCCGGGGTAGTGTGGAAATACCCTGTAGTGCTCAGTGGTGTCTGAGGTCTCATTTCATAATCAGAGATGAGCCTCCTGGGGCAAAGCTCCTGCTTAGAGACTTCATCCAAGTCTCGACCATGTAAGCGGAAAGGGGTCTCGCAaaccacatctcccaccagcgCAGAGTATGAGATGCTGTCCAGCCAATCCTTTAGAGCAATCAACTCACAAGAGCAATTCCAGGGgttttcctccagctgcagctccaccacTTTAtccatgtgctgcaggaggCCCACATAGGGCAACAGCTTCAGCCGGTTACCCCTCAGGTCCAGGTGAGTTAAGGGCACAAAACGGAAAAGGTTGTTGGGCAAACTGGAGAGGAGGTTATCATTGAGAATCAGCACCTGCAACAGATGCAGTTTGCTGAAGGCATTGGGTTCAATGACGCTAATATAATTATAATCGACCTGTAGGTATTCCAAACTCTCTAGCCCAAGGAAAGTGTCATCCCGCAAAAGTTCCAACTTGTTATTGTTCAAGTGCAGCCTCCTTAAACCTCTCAGACCATGAAAGGCCCCAGTTTCGATGTCTTGTATGTCATTGCTCCCCAGATGCAAAATCGAAGCCCCCGTGTAATTGACAAACTGGTTTGGGTACAGCCTGTTCAAAAGGTTCCCAGACAACAAGAGGTGGTAAACAGGGAACCTTGGTGGACTGATCTCAAAAAGGCTGATGATCCCTCTGTTTTCACAGCTCACCGTTAAGATGCTGTCCTTCTCCTCACAAGGACACGCATTATCACAGATTTCCCCATAATACTCGATGCTTTCTGCCCAGGAAAGGACTAGTGATGTTAAAGCAAATGCGATCGTCTGCAGCATCCAGATATGCATTTTTTTGTTGAGGTCCTGTTCCAAAGTTACTGTAGAGCAGCAAGcatacattttatttcctgtagggataaggagaaaaaaaaaaaagtagcataATAGGGTAGCCCCATAACatttgaaatggaaacaaaGTTTATATGTGTCTTCAGTAGGGTAGAGAATGGACTGTtcaccaaccaaaaaaaaacccctcctgtCACCTCTAATTCCCACAGTTTTGGAAACTGGATGACATGCCTTGATTAAAGGGTTGATAGGCAACTCCTTGTGAGTCAAATGCCTGCGGTGTCTAAAAAGGTGAGGTCACAGTAGGAATTGCTCTGGTTCTGTTAGTGTGGGGTGAATTTCAATGCTTCTTTGGATTTCCTTTTCACAACCAGCCccataaatatacataaaatgGCTGTCAGTTCAGTTTCACGTTTCTaatttaagagaaaagaaacaccaTTTTACGAGGTTTCCCACCTCCCCTATTACCCAGCTCCCTCTTCCCTTCAGAGCCTCCCTGCTGAACCCGTGCACCAAGGTCTTCCCCTCCTTTTACCTTGATTTTAAACTGGTGATGGAAATACCATGGTAGGAATCCAAAGAAAAAATGCTCAGTGCTGAAAATGGCATCTTAATTCAACAGAGGGAACACTGACACATTCTCCACatcacacattttttaaaactcttttatGCTGATGGTTTTTTCCCTAGCTATACATTTACAAAGCACACACCCACCCACACAGACATGCACACAcgcgcgcacacacacacacatgcacacacgcTCGCACCCCCAGATGACTTTTGTGCAGGAATTCTTCTGTAATGAGATTAAATACATTAACCTCCTACTTCAGTGCACTTAACAGCTCTCTTCAATTACGGAAATTGTGCATCTTTACAAAAGCAAGTAATATTAATTGATATGTGATCCCCTCCCAAGTTATACACAATGTAACAGAGCTCATTTCAAGCAAAAGTCTCCTGttttctctcacacacacacacacatacatactctcaaaagaaatgttttaaccACTCACCCAAAATTtgtgaaaaatgtaaaacatgCAGGTCATCTTCAGAGTCTCATCCATATCTGACATAGCGCTTATTCCCAATGTTCTGCAAAACTAGCCTGGTAGAAGTGGAGAGATCTAAATAGGTCTCATGAAAATATCTCATTGCCAACACTCCAAACATCAGAGTTACTGATTATAAGCAGCGATGGCTGTCAGTGCTCTTCATCCTTTAGGGAAGAAGACACCCAGGCTGATTAAAAGCCAAGGAGGGTAGAAGGGAAACCCTACCATTGACCTACGTCAGTAATTTAATGTCCGAATTCCACCTAGCTGGAAAcaaatcctttccttttttgctgtctttctgACTCCTCGTGGCTTTCTTCTACTTCTACTAGTCTAAAAGCAATATGAATagggaaaataaatgcattttgtgTGTCGGTAGGGGAAGACTAATAAATCATCAGGTTTAAATGCTGGGATCTTGGACCAGGCTTGCATTTTCTATCGTCCACCTCAGAGCTCCAATCCTCATGACACAACTCTGGTTTGGAGGAACGCATCCTAAAAAACGAGAAGTCTCAGTACTGCAAGACATCTCCTGTGGCATCAGGTTCAAGGCTGCAAAACTAGCACTTGCAGCAAAGGCAATCATGCAGCAAGAAATCGGAAGTCTCCGTGAATCTTTCTAATTCTGACCAGACGTCAACTGGATTGGAATTACTCAAAGCAAAAAGGCTTCACTGCATAAAGGCAGCAGAAATCTTACTCAAAGGCATGTATCTAGCATATTTTTTCTCAGCTCGATCAGATCCATTCATCCATTAGCCAACAGTTCTTcggagaagaaaaaaaaaaaaacccacaatgaCAACCTATTGAAAACCTGCCCGGTCAGTGTTAAACTCCCAGGCATTTTACAACTTTAATTCAATTATGGTTAGCAAAAGAGGCAAATACaattttccctccctctccctttcccctttctctgacaaaaaaaaaaaaaaaggcgggGGATGGGaggtaaagaaaataaagttgtaGCTGGCTAT contains these protein-coding regions:
- the SLITRK5 gene encoding SLIT and NTRK-like protein 5 — translated: MYACCSTVTLEQDLNKKMHIWMLQTIAFALTSLVLSWAESIEYYGEICDNACPCEEKDSILTVSCENRGIISLFEISPPRFPVYHLLLSGNLLNRLYPNQFVNYTGASILHLGSNDIQDIETGAFHGLRGLRRLHLNNNKLELLRDDTFLGLESLEYLQVDYNYISVIEPNAFSKLHLLQVLILNDNLLSSLPNNLFRFVPLTHLDLRGNRLKLLPYVGLLQHMDKVVELQLEENPWNCSCELIALKDWLDSISYSALVGDVVCETPFRLHGRDLDEVSKQELCPRRLISDYEMRPQTPLSTTGYFHTTPASVNSVATSSSAVYKSPLKPPKGTRQPNKTRVRPTSRLPSKDLGYSNYGPSIAYQTKSPVPLECPTACTCNLQISDLGLNVNCQERKIESISELQPKPYNPKKMYLTENYIALVRRADFVDATGLDLLHLGNNRISVIQDRAFGDLTNLRRLYLNGNRIERLSPELFYGLQSLQYLFLQYNVIREIEAGTFESVPNLQLLFLNNNLLRSLPGNIFSGLSLYRLSLRSNHFSYLPVSGVLDQLKSLLQIDLHENPWDCTCDVVGMKLWLEQLNTGVLVDQVICESPKKFAQSDMRAVRAELLCPDYSDIVVSTPTPSPGQLPARTTPSSSTVRLNGTAAAAGGSAPAGGAGSSSVPLSVLILSLLLVFIMSVFVAAGLFVLVMKRRKKGQGDHASANNSDVSSFNMQYSVYSGGGHHHHPHLQQHPPHRGGGSGGGGGAALPKVKTPAGHVYEYIPHPLGHMCKNPIYRSREGNSGEDYKDLHELKVTYSSHPLPPGGGAPPPPAPPAPGGEDAPARSPAYSVSTIEPREELLSPVQDADRFYRGILEPDKHSPSTLGTPGSTLPDYPKLPAAYTYSPNYDLRRAHQYLHPGPGDARLRETVLYSPPSTVYVEPNRNEYLELKAKLNAEPDYLEVLEKQTTFSQF